The Devosia sp. A16 genome includes a window with the following:
- the deoA gene encoding thymidine phosphorylase yields the protein MLPQETIIRKRDGLALTAGEISAFITGLTTGSVSSAQAAAFAMAVYFRDMTTPERVALTEAMRDSGTVLDWSDLDGPVADKHSTGGVGDNTSLMLAPILAASGVYVPMISGRGLGHTGGTLDKFDSIPGYSTSPDNALFRKVVREAGCAIIGQTADLAPADKVLYAIRDVTGTVESIPLITASILSKKLAAGLGALILDVKTGSGAFMPTLEKSRALAESLVSVANGAGLRTAALITDMNEPLASAAGNALEVRNAVDFLTGRHQDPRLREVTLDLCAAALQLTGYAGDAAAAVELALASGKASEHFARMVALLGGPTDFIERMDAHLPQAPIVRDILAPVAGTVTGIDTRGLGMGVVALGGGRRLPTDSIDFAVGFDRILGLGATTDLQTVLCRVHARTEAAAADAAERLLATYTITEGPAQQHPLIADYVPPTES from the coding sequence CTGCTCCCGCAAGAAACCATTATCCGCAAGCGCGACGGTCTCGCCCTGACAGCGGGCGAAATCTCGGCCTTCATCACGGGCCTCACCACTGGTTCGGTCAGCTCCGCCCAGGCGGCTGCCTTCGCCATGGCGGTGTATTTCCGCGACATGACGACCCCCGAGCGCGTCGCCCTGACCGAGGCGATGCGGGATTCGGGGACCGTGCTCGACTGGTCGGACCTTGATGGGCCGGTGGCCGACAAGCATTCGACCGGCGGAGTAGGGGACAATACCTCGCTGATGCTGGCGCCGATCCTTGCCGCCTCAGGCGTCTACGTGCCGATGATCTCCGGTCGCGGCCTCGGCCATACCGGCGGCACGCTCGACAAGTTCGATTCCATCCCCGGCTACAGCACCAGCCCGGACAACGCCTTGTTTCGCAAGGTGGTGCGCGAGGCCGGCTGCGCCATTATCGGCCAGACGGCCGACCTCGCCCCGGCCGACAAGGTGCTCTACGCCATCCGCGACGTCACCGGCACGGTCGAATCCATTCCGCTGATCACTGCGTCGATCCTGTCGAAGAAGCTGGCCGCCGGCCTCGGGGCGCTGATCCTCGATGTGAAGACCGGTTCCGGCGCCTTCATGCCGACGCTGGAGAAGTCCCGCGCCCTGGCTGAAAGCCTCGTCTCGGTGGCCAATGGCGCCGGGCTGCGCACTGCGGCCCTGATCACCGACATGAACGAGCCGCTGGCTTCGGCAGCCGGCAATGCGCTCGAAGTGCGCAATGCCGTCGACTTCCTCACCGGCAGGCACCAGGACCCGCGCCTGCGCGAGGTGACGCTCGATCTCTGCGCCGCCGCGCTGCAGCTCACCGGCTATGCCGGCGATGCCGCCGCGGCCGTCGAGCTCGCCCTCGCCAGCGGCAAGGCGAGCGAGCACTTTGCCCGCATGGTCGCCCTGCTCGGCGGCCCCACGGATTTCATCGAGCGCATGGATGCACACCTGCCGCAGGCCCCCATCGTTCGCGACATCCTCGCCCCCGTTGCCGGCACCGTCACCGGCATCGATACGCGCGGGCTCGGCATGGGGGTCGTTGCGCTCGGCGGGGGACGGCGGCTGCCAACCGATAGCATCGATTTTGCCGTGGGTTTCGACCGCATCCTCGGCCTGGGCGCGACAACCGACCTGCAGACGGTGCTCTGCCGCGTGCATGCGCGCACCGAAGCTGCGGCGGCGGATGCCGCCGAGCGGCTGCTGGCCACCTACACCATCACCGAGGGGCCGGCGCAGCAGCATCCGCTGATCGCCGACTACGTCCCGCCCACGGAGAGTTGA
- a CDS encoding HAD family hydrolase translates to MQDTLIPVFDLGGVFVDWNPMYLFRKLFETEEEAQWFWDNICTKDWNLEFDAGDIFAEGVAKLITRYPRYWREIQAFDLRWKETVGDFITGTAQIHDELIAQDIPTFAITNFSWEKWVSCLPEWPFLEKFDGVVVSGLEGLVKPDPRLYRVFCDRYGLAPESCVFIDDSEPNVISARKFGMHAIHFTDPKSLRKELIGLGLPLRK, encoded by the coding sequence ATGCAAGATACCTTGATCCCCGTTTTCGACCTCGGCGGCGTGTTCGTCGACTGGAACCCGATGTACCTGTTCCGCAAGCTCTTCGAGACGGAAGAGGAAGCGCAGTGGTTCTGGGATAATATCTGCACCAAGGACTGGAACCTCGAGTTCGACGCCGGAGATATCTTCGCCGAGGGCGTCGCCAAGCTGATCACCCGCTATCCGCGCTATTGGCGCGAGATCCAGGCGTTCGACCTGAGGTGGAAGGAAACCGTCGGAGACTTCATCACCGGCACGGCCCAGATCCATGACGAGCTGATCGCCCAGGACATTCCGACCTTCGCCATCACCAATTTCTCGTGGGAGAAATGGGTGAGTTGCCTGCCCGAGTGGCCGTTCCTCGAAAAGTTCGACGGCGTGGTGGTGTCGGGCCTCGAAGGATTGGTGAAACCCGATCCGCGACTCTACCGGGTTTTCTGCGACCGCTACGGCCTCGCCCCGGAAAGCTGCGTGTTCATCGACGACAGCGAGCCCAACGTGATCTCGGCGCGCAAGTTCGGCATGCACGCCATCCACTTCACCGACCCGAAATCGCTGCGCAAGGAGCTGATCGGGCTGGGACTGCCGCTGAGGAAGTGA
- a CDS encoding phosphopentomutase encodes MPRAILCILDSFGIGGAPDAAEYGDTGADTLGHIAANYEISLPNMDALGLGAAARLSTGQVPRGLTDRPRGGRWGVGREVSKGKDTPSGHWEIAGVPVPFEWGYFPQTEPTFPPELIAQLVQQSGIPGILGNKHASGTAVIAELGEESIRTGKPICYTSIDSVFQIAAHETHFGLERLYQLCETAFALIAPLNIGRVIARPFVGEDAGSFKRTGNRRDFAIAPPEPTLLDRAKDAGRQVYAIGKISDIYAGHGVTHKIKATGNMALFDRTLEAMEMAADGAFVMTNFVDFDQDFGHRRDVAGYARALEAFDARLPELIAALRPDDLVILTADHGNDPTWRGSDHTREQTPIMAFSPALTPGTIGIRPTFADIGESIARWLGLAPGPHGKSFL; translated from the coding sequence ATGCCCCGCGCCATCCTCTGCATCCTTGACAGCTTCGGCATCGGCGGCGCTCCCGACGCCGCCGAATATGGCGACACCGGCGCCGATACGCTGGGGCACATTGCCGCCAACTACGAGATCTCGCTGCCCAATATGGATGCGCTGGGCCTCGGTGCCGCAGCCAGGCTCTCTACCGGCCAGGTCCCGCGCGGCCTCACCGACCGACCCCGGGGCGGGCGCTGGGGCGTTGGCCGCGAGGTGTCGAAGGGCAAGGACACCCCCTCGGGTCACTGGGAGATTGCCGGCGTGCCGGTGCCGTTCGAGTGGGGCTATTTCCCGCAGACCGAACCGACCTTCCCGCCCGAGCTCATCGCCCAACTGGTCCAGCAATCCGGAATTCCCGGCATCCTCGGCAACAAGCACGCCTCCGGCACCGCCGTCATCGCCGAACTGGGCGAGGAGTCGATCCGGACGGGCAAGCCGATCTGCTACACCTCGATCGACAGCGTTTTTCAGATCGCCGCGCACGAGACCCATTTCGGGCTCGAGCGGCTCTACCAGCTTTGCGAAACCGCCTTCGCGCTGATCGCGCCGCTCAATATCGGCCGCGTCATCGCCCGGCCGTTCGTCGGCGAGGACGCCGGCAGCTTCAAGCGCACCGGCAACCGCCGCGACTTCGCCATCGCCCCGCCTGAGCCGACCTTGCTCGACCGCGCCAAGGACGCCGGGCGGCAAGTCTACGCCATCGGCAAGATCTCCGACATCTATGCGGGGCATGGGGTTACCCACAAGATCAAGGCCACCGGCAACATGGCCCTGTTCGATCGCACCCTCGAGGCCATGGAGATGGCGGCCGACGGCGCCTTCGTCATGACCAACTTCGTCGATTTCGATCAGGATTTCGGCCATCGTCGCGACGTTGCGGGTTATGCGCGGGCCCTGGAGGCGTTCGACGCGCGCCTGCCCGAACTGATCGCGGCGCTGCGGCCCGACGATCTCGTCATCCTCACTGCCGACCACGGCAACGATCCGACCTGGCGCGGCTCCGATCATACCCGGGAGCAGACCCCGATCATGGCCTTTTCCCCAGCCCTCACGCCCGGAACCATTGGCATCCGGCCGACCTTTGCGGATATAGGGGAAAGTATCGCCCGCTGGCTTGGCCTCGCGCCCGGCCCCCACGGCAAATCCTTCCTCTAG
- the upp gene encoding uracil phosphoribosyltransferase: MRGVTVIDHPMVQHKLTIMRDKDTSIAGFRRLLREIAHLMCYEVTRDLELEMIEIETPMTTMQAPTIKGKKLVFASILRAGNGLLDGMLDLVPAARVAHIGIYRDHETLQPVEYYFKAPSELDNRLIIVVDPMLATANSSIAAVDKLKERGANNIRFLCLLAAPEGIEKFSTAHPDVAIFTAAIDSHLNEKGYIIPGLGDAGDRMYGTK, encoded by the coding sequence ATGCGCGGCGTTACGGTGATCGACCATCCGATGGTGCAGCACAAGCTCACCATCATGCGCGACAAGGATACCTCGATCGCCGGCTTCCGGCGCCTGCTGCGCGAGATCGCGCACCTGATGTGCTATGAGGTGACGCGCGACCTGGAACTCGAGATGATCGAGATCGAGACGCCGATGACCACCATGCAGGCCCCCACCATCAAGGGCAAGAAGCTGGTGTTCGCCTCGATCCTGCGCGCCGGCAACGGCCTGCTCGACGGTATGCTGGACCTGGTGCCGGCCGCCCGTGTCGCCCATATCGGCATCTATCGCGACCACGAGACGCTGCAACCGGTGGAGTATTACTTCAAGGCGCCGTCCGAGCTCGACAACCGGCTGATCATCGTTGTCGACCCGATGCTGGCGACTGCGAATTCCTCGATCGCGGCAGTCGACAAGCTCAAGGAGCGCGGCGCCAACAATATCCGCTTCCTGTGCCTGCTGGCAGCGCCCGAAGGCATCGAGAAATTCTCGACCGCCCATCCCGATGTCGCCATCTTCACCGCTGCCATCGACAGCCACCTCAACGAGAAGGGCTACATCATCCCAGGCCTCGGCGATGCCGGCGACCGCATGTACGGCACCAAGTAG
- a CDS encoding pilus assembly protein N-terminal domain-containing protein has product MPFRTNLAALAIASTLLTPIAALGESAPVSVKVNMARILRINAPAATVIVGNPGIADVAIQDPQTLVLTGKSYGQTNLIVLDAQGNPIADTMLEVVQEQAGLVTVYQGNRRTSLACEPVCQPIVMLGDDAGYTSEAIGSANAVAGAAAAN; this is encoded by the coding sequence ATGCCGTTCCGCACCAACCTCGCCGCACTCGCCATCGCCTCGACGCTGCTGACGCCGATCGCGGCGCTGGGCGAGAGCGCACCGGTCAGCGTGAAGGTGAACATGGCGCGAATCCTCAGGATCAACGCCCCCGCCGCGACCGTGATCGTCGGCAACCCCGGCATCGCCGATGTGGCGATCCAGGACCCGCAGACCCTGGTGCTGACCGGCAAGAGTTATGGCCAGACCAACCTGATCGTCCTCGACGCGCAGGGCAACCCGATCGCCGACACCATGCTCGAAGTGGTGCAGGAGCAGGCCGGGCTCGTCACCGTTTACCAGGGGAACCGGAGGACCAGTCTCGCCTGCGAGCCGGTATGCCAGCCCATCGTGATGCTGGGCGACGACGCCGGCTATACCAGCGAGGCGATCGGCTCGGCCAATGCCGTCGCCGGGGCCGCGGCAGCCAACTAA
- a CDS encoding helix-turn-helix domain-containing protein, giving the protein MQFRTVPPPEDLSRFIEHFWVIRWDSVLGPYQSDEVMHRPYVDIFLSAQESGIQGTFRGKRTYSAAGSGRIVGVRFRPGAFHAFWTGEMADLQDKVVPLRAVFDWADASGIAELLEGDDDAVITTLIERIRTAAPVADTTLEAINDIIAAVETDPALSTVAAVGEAFGRSERWLQQAFREHLGIGLKWLLQRKRLLAAAAQIRASDAPDWVGIAYDLGYSSQQHFITDFRTVLGATPVQYHRGLTR; this is encoded by the coding sequence GTGCAGTTTCGCACCGTCCCGCCGCCCGAGGACCTGTCGCGCTTCATCGAGCATTTCTGGGTCATCCGCTGGGACAGTGTGCTGGGGCCCTACCAGTCCGACGAGGTGATGCACCGGCCCTATGTCGACATTTTCCTCTCGGCCCAGGAGTCCGGCATTCAGGGCACCTTTCGCGGCAAACGCACCTATTCGGCTGCCGGCAGCGGCCGCATTGTCGGCGTTCGCTTCCGTCCCGGCGCCTTTCACGCGTTCTGGACCGGCGAGATGGCCGACCTGCAGGACAAGGTGGTGCCGTTGCGCGCCGTTTTCGATTGGGCCGATGCCAGTGGCATCGCCGAACTGCTCGAGGGGGACGATGACGCGGTCATTACCACGCTGATCGAGCGCATCCGCACCGCCGCACCGGTGGCCGATACGACGCTGGAGGCGATCAACGACATCATCGCTGCGGTGGAAACCGACCCGGCGCTCAGCACCGTCGCCGCTGTCGGCGAGGCCTTCGGGCGCAGCGAGCGTTGGTTGCAGCAGGCGTTTCGAGAGCACCTGGGCATCGGCCTCAAATGGCTGCTGCAACGCAAGCGCCTGCTTGCCGCCGCGGCCCAGATCCGCGCCAGCGACGCGCCGGATTGGGTCGGCATCGCCTATGATCTCGGCTATAGCAGCCAGCAGCACTTCATCACCGATTTCCGCACCGTGCTGGGCGCAACGCCGGTGCAGTATCACCGCGGGCTCACCCGCTAG
- a CDS encoding A24 family peptidase — protein MPSFITLPAMLVFPLLMAFAASSDLLTMRISNRLVLLVAGFFFAIALLAGLPLELMGMHVVAALLVLAVSFTFFALGWIGGGDAKLIAATALWFGFEGMLYYLLYASLLGGALTLSLLAVRRWPLPMQLKQVVWIDRLHDSKTGVPYGIALAAAGLLVYPTSLIFQRLAG, from the coding sequence ATGCCCTCATTCATTACGCTCCCCGCTATGCTGGTGTTTCCGCTGCTGATGGCCTTCGCGGCCTCCTCGGACCTGTTGACCATGCGGATCTCCAACCGGTTGGTGCTGCTGGTGGCCGGATTCTTCTTCGCCATCGCGTTGCTGGCCGGCCTGCCGCTCGAACTGATGGGCATGCATGTGGTGGCGGCGCTCCTCGTCCTTGCCGTGTCCTTCACCTTCTTCGCCCTCGGCTGGATCGGCGGCGGCGACGCCAAGCTGATCGCCGCGACCGCGCTGTGGTTCGGCTTTGAGGGCATGCTCTACTATCTGCTCTATGCCTCGCTGCTCGGCGGGGCGCTGACCTTGTCGTTGCTGGCGGTGCGCCGCTGGCCGCTGCCGATGCAGCTCAAGCAGGTGGTGTGGATCGATCGGCTGCACGACAGCAAGACCGGCGTGCCCTACGGCATCGCGCTGGCCGCCGCCGGGCTGCTCGTCTATCCCACCAGCCTGATCTTCCAGCGCCTCGCCGGCTGA
- the cpaB gene encoding Flp pilus assembly protein CpaB, whose translation MGLSRIILLVVALLAGGLAAFLATRGTAPQQVVVEGPTQIIEEKKAKVLVAKAPIGVGQRITAETIEWQDWPEFAVRPEYISEAAVPDAPTKMLDAVARFEFFPGEPIIDKKLVHSDQGYLSAVLTKGMRGVSVPVSADAAAGGFVLPNDRVDVVMSRGGVSQTILANVKVLAIGTRLGETGTTGEKADPENPKADVFQGGTIATLELTPAQGELIINAAKVGALSVVLRSIADFNPSPGDSVKDETSRAIRMIRFGVGSDVMPNSNAAVAQASLDGAGSEEQGQ comes from the coding sequence ATGGGTCTCTCGCGTATCATCCTGCTGGTCGTGGCTCTTCTGGCAGGCGGCCTCGCGGCGTTCCTGGCGACGCGCGGCACGGCTCCGCAGCAGGTCGTGGTCGAAGGCCCCACCCAGATCATCGAGGAAAAGAAGGCCAAGGTGCTGGTGGCCAAAGCTCCCATCGGGGTCGGCCAGCGCATCACGGCCGAGACCATCGAGTGGCAGGATTGGCCGGAGTTTGCCGTCCGCCCCGAATATATCAGCGAAGCCGCGGTGCCCGATGCGCCCACCAAGATGCTCGACGCCGTCGCGCGCTTCGAATTCTTCCCCGGCGAGCCGATCATCGACAAGAAACTGGTGCACTCCGACCAGGGCTACCTCTCGGCCGTGCTGACCAAGGGCATGCGCGGTGTCTCGGTGCCGGTCAGCGCCGATGCGGCGGCGGGCGGGTTCGTTCTGCCGAATGACCGCGTCGACGTGGTGATGAGCCGTGGCGGGGTCAGCCAGACCATCCTCGCCAACGTCAAGGTCCTGGCCATCGGTACCCGCCTGGGTGAAACCGGCACCACCGGTGAAAAGGCCGACCCAGAAAACCCCAAGGCCGACGTCTTTCAGGGCGGCACCATCGCCACCCTGGAGCTGACCCCGGCGCAGGGCGAACTGATCATCAACGCCGCAAAGGTCGGGGCGCTGTCGGTAGTGCTGCGCTCGATCGCCGACTTCAACCCGTCCCCCGGGGACAGCGTCAAGGACGAGACCAGCCGGGCGATCCGCATGATCCGCTTCGGTGTCGGCTCCGACGTGATGCCGAACTCGAACGCCGCCGTCGCCCAGGCGTCGCTCGACGGCGCCGGCTCAGAAGAGCAGGGCCAATAA
- a CDS encoding Flp family type IVb pilin — MNTIARFVNDESGATAIEYGLIAALIAVGIIVAATLLGNNLSGLFNGISGRLAAETAKTTATP, encoded by the coding sequence ATGAACACTATCGCTCGTTTCGTGAATGACGAGTCCGGCGCTACCGCGATTGAATACGGCCTGATTGCCGCGCTCATCGCCGTCGGTATCATCGTTGCCGCCACCCTTCTGGGGAACAACCTGTCCGGCCTGTTTAATGGCATCTCCGGTCGTCTCGCGGCTGAAACCGCCAAGACCACGGCCACCCCCTGA
- a CDS encoding TadE/TadG family type IV pilus assembly protein produces MLRRLQQFRADVRAVAAVEFALVLPLLIGLYLGSIEAASLYSTDHKVATVASTMADLVSRERGEITSATLTTYFDAARTIMLPYAATGLVQTVSLLQIDSNGVAKVKWSKASGAPKGRDADSLYPLDKTTKINELARGSGGWLVVSEITYPYQPIFGLVLTGTITLKHVQYYLPRFPNEIKFK; encoded by the coding sequence ATGTTGCGGCGGCTGCAGCAGTTTCGAGCCGATGTCCGCGCCGTGGCGGCGGTCGAGTTCGCGCTGGTGCTGCCGCTGCTGATCGGCCTCTATCTGGGGAGCATCGAGGCCGCATCGCTATACTCGACCGACCACAAGGTGGCAACGGTCGCCAGCACGATGGCGGACCTGGTGTCGCGCGAGCGCGGCGAAATCACTTCCGCGACGCTGACCACCTATTTCGACGCCGCCAGGACCATCATGCTGCCCTACGCAGCGACCGGCCTGGTGCAGACAGTGTCCTTGCTGCAGATCGACAGTAATGGCGTCGCCAAGGTCAAGTGGAGCAAGGCAAGCGGCGCGCCCAAGGGACGCGACGCCGACAGCCTCTATCCGCTCGACAAGACTACCAAGATCAACGAGCTGGCGCGGGGCTCCGGCGGCTGGCTGGTGGTCTCGGAGATCACCTATCCCTACCAACCGATCTTCGGTCTGGTACTCACCGGGACGATCACCCTCAAACACGTGCAATATTACCTGCCGCGTTTTCCCAACGAGATCAAATTCAAGTAG
- a CDS encoding VOC family protein, translated as MSNKHFLRGMATVNFFADDMIAARDWYAELFGVEAYFQMPNREAPAYVEFRIGDSEDEFGIIDRRYAPQAMQPGPGGAILLWHVDDIEAAFARLEQLGAREYDPITKRGESGFVTASVLDPFGNVLGIMYNPHYVETLATRHA; from the coding sequence ATGAGCAACAAGCACTTCCTGCGCGGCATGGCCACGGTGAACTTCTTTGCCGACGACATGATCGCGGCCCGCGACTGGTATGCCGAACTGTTCGGCGTCGAGGCCTATTTCCAGATGCCCAACCGCGAAGCGCCGGCCTATGTCGAGTTTCGCATTGGCGACAGCGAGGACGAGTTCGGCATCATCGACCGCCGCTACGCTCCCCAGGCGATGCAGCCCGGCCCCGGCGGCGCGATCCTGCTGTGGCATGTCGACGATATCGAGGCGGCGTTCGCCCGGCTGGAGCAGTTGGGCGCAAGGGAGTATGACCCGATCACCAAGCGCGGCGAGAGCGGGTTCGTCACCGCGTCGGTGCTTGACCCGTTCGGCAACGTGCTGGGGATCATGTACAATCCGCACTACGTCGAGACATTGGCGACCCGCCACGCCTGA
- a CDS encoding TadE/TadG family type IV pilus assembly protein, protein MPRRSRWLRKLMSPAIRRGDAFRRDERGVTVIEFALLALPFFTFIAAIVETSLIFLAGQILDSAVQDSARLIRTGQAQNSPTPFGKDQFRAAICDGLYGMFDCTASDDRLRISVTVLTDFSAATLGYPLKTGEDCKQTKCDWTLTDSYAPGKGSQVVLVQAYYKWPTLLNLPGFNFQTLPDGTRLLAASRVFRNEPFVCASCP, encoded by the coding sequence ATGCCCAGACGCTCCCGATGGCTGAGAAAGCTGATGTCGCCGGCTATCCGCCGGGGCGACGCCTTCCGGCGTGACGAGCGCGGCGTAACCGTCATCGAGTTCGCACTGCTGGCTCTCCCGTTCTTCACGTTCATCGCGGCGATCGTCGAGACCTCGCTGATCTTCCTCGCCGGCCAGATTCTCGACAGCGCCGTTCAGGACTCCGCTCGGCTGATCCGCACCGGACAGGCTCAGAACAGCCCGACACCGTTCGGCAAGGACCAGTTCCGCGCCGCCATCTGCGACGGTCTCTATGGCATGTTCGACTGCACCGCCTCCGATGACAGACTGCGGATCAGCGTAACGGTGTTGACCGATTTCAGCGCCGCAACGCTCGGATATCCGCTGAAGACCGGCGAGGACTGCAAGCAGACCAAATGCGACTGGACGCTCACCGACAGCTACGCGCCAGGCAAAGGCAGCCAGGTCGTCCTGGTGCAGGCCTACTACAAGTGGCCGACCTTGCTGAACCTTCCCGGCTTCAACTTCCAGACGCTGCCGGACGGCACCCGCCTGCTCGCCGCGTCCAGGGTGTTCCGCAACGAACCGTTCGTCTGCGCGAGCTGCCCGTGA
- a CDS encoding type II and III secretion system protein family protein — MRKDYVMSPALTTRSPRSLFSTTLRLMLAAAALGATLGLAPLGLNQALGAESTHLRVGSNAFGTTQSVSLDLNKSMIIDLPIDVQEVIVSQPSVANAILRSKRRAVLQAIGSGDTNIFFLDASGRTIVVLDVSTKGSNNAGGTNVAAVLRDTFAKVMPNSAIEVESVALVDGQGNTSNRVVLSGSANADDANKAIAIASQFAGSPDNVTNVISVAGAQQVMLKVTVAEVNRSLAKQFGIDLTGKFSSGGLTTALVSSQPLGGASNLFTNNALEVGVDVGGLSIDAQIRAMEQRGAARTLAEPLLTAISGQSADFFAGGEFPVPTAVKDGDVTFEYKEFGVKLNFTPTIKANGKIGLVVDTSSSELSAEGNITVGNTTLPGIKRRTAKTSVEIGTGQTLAIGGLIEEKTRTQINRLPGLGDIPILGSLFRSRDFIRSQSELVILVTPYLARPTDKKPELPTDRMQFANDAEAIFLGHIETMYGVGPAGTRGAYDGSVGFLLD; from the coding sequence ATGCGTAAGGATTACGTGATGTCTCCGGCTCTCACCACCCGTTCGCCGCGCAGCCTGTTCTCCACCACGCTCCGGCTGATGCTGGCCGCTGCGGCCCTCGGCGCCACCCTTGGCCTCGCCCCCCTGGGTCTCAATCAGGCGCTCGGTGCAGAGTCGACCCACCTGCGGGTCGGCTCCAACGCCTTCGGCACCACCCAGTCGGTCAGCCTCGACCTCAACAAGTCGATGATCATCGACCTGCCGATCGACGTGCAGGAGGTGATCGTTTCGCAGCCGAGCGTCGCCAATGCGATCCTCCGCTCCAAGCGCCGCGCCGTACTGCAGGCCATCGGGTCGGGCGACACCAACATCTTCTTCCTCGATGCATCCGGTCGCACAATCGTGGTGCTCGATGTCAGCACCAAGGGCAGCAACAATGCCGGCGGTACCAATGTTGCCGCCGTGTTGCGCGACACCTTCGCCAAGGTCATGCCGAACTCCGCGATCGAGGTAGAATCTGTCGCCTTGGTCGACGGGCAGGGCAACACGAGCAACCGCGTTGTGCTGTCAGGCAGCGCCAACGCCGACGATGCGAACAAGGCGATTGCCATTGCTTCGCAGTTCGCCGGCTCTCCCGATAACGTCACCAACGTGATCAGCGTCGCCGGCGCCCAGCAGGTAATGCTGAAGGTGACCGTCGCCGAGGTGAACCGCAGCCTCGCCAAGCAGTTCGGCATCGACCTGACCGGCAAGTTCTCCAGTGGCGGGCTCACCACCGCCCTGGTCAGCAGCCAGCCACTCGGCGGGGCCTCCAACCTGTTCACCAACAATGCTCTCGAAGTAGGGGTCGACGTCGGCGGCCTCAGCATCGACGCCCAGATCCGCGCCATGGAGCAGCGCGGCGCCGCCCGCACCCTTGCCGAACCACTGCTCACCGCCATTTCCGGGCAGAGCGCCGACTTTTTCGCCGGCGGCGAGTTCCCGGTGCCGACCGCCGTCAAGGATGGCGACGTGACGTTCGAATACAAGGAGTTCGGCGTAAAGCTCAACTTCACCCCGACCATCAAGGCCAACGGCAAGATCGGGCTCGTCGTCGATACCAGCAGCAGCGAACTGAGCGCCGAAGGCAACATCACGGTCGGCAACACGACGCTGCCCGGCATCAAGCGGCGCACCGCCAAGACTTCGGTCGAGATCGGCACTGGCCAGACCCTGGCGATCGGCGGCCTCATCGAAGAAAAGACCCGCACCCAGATCAACCGCCTGCCAGGCCTCGGCGATATCCCGATCCTCGGCTCGCTGTTCCGTTCGCGCGATTTCATCCGCTCGCAGAGCGAGCTGGTGATCCTGGTGACCCCCTATCTCGCCAGACCGACCGACAAGAAACCGGAATTGCCGACCGATCGTATGCAGTTTGCTAACGACGCCGAGGCAATCTTCCTGGGCCACATCGAAACCATGTACGGCGTTGGCCCCGCGGGCACCCGCGGCGCCTATGACGGATCCGTCGGTTTCCTGCTGGATTGA